One stretch of Tenacibaculum sp. MAR_2010_89 DNA includes these proteins:
- a CDS encoding NUDIX hydrolase codes for MKIILLIVLFLISAKIVGQSEVVSTNYSFFKLIITNNKKEILLVKWGDSWEIQGRKYKGNYSLYKFIERMGDGVGAKIKKIKLRGLFTFHYKGRVKPTLMHYYQASYKSGDLKIPKSCSDIRWFSLVDAMKVIEYSDMKAIMKQLKGNDKVWGGALEITTKSENNERMFKKIDDFYELN; via the coding sequence ATGAAGATAATTTTGTTAATAGTATTGTTTTTAATAAGTGCAAAAATTGTAGGTCAGTCTGAAGTAGTTTCTACCAATTATTCTTTCTTTAAATTAATTATAACAAATAATAAAAAAGAAATTTTATTAGTTAAATGGGGAGATTCATGGGAAATACAAGGGAGAAAATATAAAGGCAACTATTCGCTATATAAATTTATTGAGAGAATGGGTGACGGAGTTGGGGCTAAAATTAAAAAAATTAAACTAAGAGGGTTGTTTACTTTTCATTATAAAGGTCGTGTAAAACCAACATTAATGCATTATTATCAAGCCTCGTACAAATCAGGCGATTTAAAAATACCTAAGTCGTGTTCTGATATCAGATGGTTTTCATTGGTAGATGCAATGAAGGTTATTGAGTATTCAGATATGAAGGCTATAATGAAACAACTAAAAGGCAATGATAAAGTATGGGGAGGTGCTTTAGAAATAACTACTAAGAGTGAAAACAATGAAAGAATGTTTAAAAAAATAGATGATTTTTATGAATTAAATTAA
- a CDS encoding InlB B-repeat-containing protein has translation MRNNIKFFKLRDVMVKKILLICLFVTSVVSAQFPTNNLIVQYGFNNGSVLVDGVNGGALSVSGTTYTEINDRFNVAPTSAVKLSGSSFNTNYSTSNSTIDTSISFWVKTSEVSSDSKIIFEKSSRGNAASSTNMLGYSVRLENGKIRVENGYEFTFYNGLRRLDRHSAISNRIVSDGEWHHIVVSIFNRSDNIGTSKGVDNFIRIYVDGALDTNHKKNKRPNTFLNRQLRVTNGHSQNVRKFQIANLNGGNAPVNYKYANDIDDVLVYGRLLTATEINNIGSYNNFCRSISAEILSASNVTEDTININISGSQAIDVAYHKIADSFSSATIITNKTGSFTLNNTSPSTYKVYVRRNCGASTTSPWSEYKIFKNERVPVYVNKNATGRNDGSSWVDAFVNLNDALTEVYENNEIWVAKGTYLPSTSGRSNSFTISKKGIKIYGSFAGTETEVSQRNINANRTVLSGDLLGNDNSTLEFTNTTRNDNSYHIIKVNNDDVVLDGLTIQGGHANGTASDDQSGGAIFKGHSVINLEIANCIIDNNVSTSAAAAILSRFEESGYLKIRNTIVKNNLSRYGTAIYSYTGNNKIATIKIKNSVFDNNIAKDNGTNKGHAGSAGWFRAYGTGSTMNCDLINNTYVNNVNLGTTSGLNNFNRSAVGMGRTNGVFNGNMANCIFWKNTTTGGVVSKSIAQVHTTLGQNITVKNSIGEDSFSNLPSSRVTNVSNSDPLFTDLANNDVSLTTASPAKDTGDNAVMIGASDVIGNVRIHNGTVDMGAYEFGASTYVSRMLKIKAENGSVTANPVAVDGGYSQGTSVVLTATPDAGYKFDGWASDASGTTNPLTVVMNSDKTITAKFSRIKYTLTVASTNGTVTTNPNPVNGKYNEGQVVALNATPNPGYQFDGWTGDATGIANSVNVTMNSNKIVTAKFSVICIVSIPDVNFKNGLLNHTPKIDINNDGKIQCTEANAFTGTLSIRVKNISDLTGIEEFKNITKFNFERNKLTSIDLSSNIALTEIDCSQQQASLTTLILPQTGTLTKVNCFNNDITALDLSGNPNMIELKCSVNKIVTLNTTGLTKLIKLDAQINKISSLDLTTNTALKELISADNELTAINVSSNIALEVLNCRKNNISSLNLSNNTSLKTVNIYQTLISSLDVSQNSNLTGVDARNSKLTSLNVANGNNTQFIYMTVTGNPNLSCIQIDSGFTPTSVWNKDATASYSVNCTAKYSLTVNATNGAVTTNPNPTSGTYDDGASVVLTATPNAGYQFDGWSGDASGTTNPVTVVMNANKTVTATFSKIQRILTINATNGAVTTNPNSTNGKYDDGTSVVLTATPNAGYQFDGWSGDASGTTNPVTVVMNANKTVTATFSKIQRILTINATNGVVTTNPNPTNGKYDDGTSVVLTAMPNAGYQFDGWSGDASGTTNPVTVVMNANKTVTATFSKIQRTLTINASNGTVTTNPNPTSGTYDDGTSVVLTAMPNAGYQFDGWSGDASGTSNPLTVVMSGDKTVTAMFSTIMRTLTVTKAGNGTVTTNPNVTGGYVDGTNVTLTATPDSGWKFDGWSGDASGTTNQITVTMNANKSIIATFSQVTAGIEDEKRLKDFAVYPNPVETILRLQLNEQVKEITIYSIQGREVKTSKEREINISDLSSGIYLIKVQTDNDKIGIKKFVKK, from the coding sequence TTGAGAAATAATATAAAATTCTTTAAACTTAGAGATGTTATGGTAAAAAAAATACTATTAATATGTTTGTTTGTAACTAGTGTTGTAAGTGCACAATTCCCTACGAATAACTTAATTGTTCAATATGGCTTCAACAATGGAAGTGTTTTGGTTGATGGAGTTAATGGGGGGGCGCTTTCGGTTTCAGGAACAACATACACTGAAATAAATGATAGGTTCAATGTTGCACCAACTAGTGCAGTTAAATTAAGTGGTAGTTCATTTAATACTAATTATTCAACTAGTAATTCAACAATTGATACAAGTATTAGTTTTTGGGTTAAAACAAGTGAGGTGTCATCAGATTCAAAAATAATTTTTGAAAAAAGCTCAAGAGGTAATGCAGCTAGCTCAACTAATATGTTAGGGTATTCAGTAAGACTAGAAAATGGCAAAATAAGAGTAGAAAATGGATATGAGTTTACTTTTTATAATGGATTAAGAAGGTTAGATAGACATTCAGCTATATCAAATAGAATTGTGAGTGATGGTGAATGGCATCATATAGTAGTTTCAATATTTAATAGATCAGATAATATTGGAACAAGTAAAGGAGTTGACAATTTTATAAGAATATATGTAGATGGGGCTCTAGATACAAATCATAAAAAGAACAAAAGACCAAATACTTTCTTAAATAGACAGTTAAGGGTTACTAATGGACATTCTCAAAATGTACGTAAATTTCAAATCGCAAATTTAAATGGTGGTAATGCTCCTGTAAATTACAAATATGCTAACGATATTGATGATGTATTAGTGTATGGAAGATTATTAACTGCAACGGAAATTAATAATATAGGTTCTTATAATAATTTTTGTAGATCAATTTCAGCAGAGATATTATCAGCTTCTAATGTAACAGAGGATACAATTAATATTAATATTTCAGGATCTCAAGCTATAGATGTAGCTTATCATAAAATTGCTGACTCTTTTTCTTCAGCAACTATTATTACAAATAAAACAGGGAGTTTTACTCTTAATAATACTTCTCCTAGTACGTACAAAGTTTATGTAAGAAGAAATTGTGGGGCAAGCACTACTTCTCCATGGTCTGAGTATAAAATATTCAAAAATGAAAGGGTTCCAGTTTATGTGAATAAAAATGCAACAGGAAGAAATGATGGTTCTAGTTGGGTAGATGCTTTTGTAAATTTAAATGATGCTTTGACAGAGGTTTATGAAAATAATGAAATATGGGTTGCAAAAGGAACCTATTTACCATCAACTTCGGGGAGATCTAATTCTTTTACAATTTCTAAAAAAGGAATTAAAATATATGGAAGTTTTGCAGGTACTGAAACAGAAGTATCTCAAAGAAATATAAATGCAAATAGAACTGTATTATCTGGTGATTTATTAGGGAATGATAATTCTACTTTAGAGTTTACTAACACTACAAGAAATGATAACTCTTATCATATTATAAAAGTTAATAATGATGATGTAGTTCTTGATGGTTTAACTATTCAAGGAGGTCATGCCAATGGAACAGCGTCTGATGATCAGTCTGGAGGGGCTATTTTCAAAGGTCATTCAGTGATAAATTTAGAAATTGCAAATTGTATTATAGATAATAATGTATCGACTTCAGCAGCGGCGGCTATTTTATCAAGGTTTGAAGAGTCTGGATATTTGAAAATTAGAAATACGATTGTAAAAAATAATTTATCAAGATATGGAACTGCGATATATAGTTATACTGGAAATAACAAAATAGCAACTATAAAAATTAAAAACTCTGTTTTTGATAATAATATAGCTAAAGATAATGGTACAAATAAAGGTCATGCAGGAAGTGCAGGCTGGTTTAGAGCTTATGGTACTGGATCTACAATGAATTGTGATTTAATAAATAATACTTATGTTAATAATGTTAATTTAGGAACAACAAGTGGTCTAAATAATTTTAATAGGTCAGCTGTTGGTATGGGAAGAACAAACGGAGTGTTTAATGGAAATATGGCAAATTGTATTTTTTGGAAAAACACAACTACTGGAGGTGTTGTTAGTAAATCTATAGCTCAAGTTCATACAACATTAGGGCAAAATATTACTGTAAAAAACTCAATTGGAGAAGATAGCTTTTCAAATTTACCAAGTTCAAGAGTAACAAATGTATCTAATTCTGATCCTTTATTTACAGATTTGGCAAATAATGATGTTTCATTAACTACAGCTTCTCCTGCAAAAGATACTGGGGACAATGCAGTAATGATTGGAGCTTCTGATGTAATAGGGAACGTAAGAATTCATAATGGAACTGTTGATATGGGGGCTTATGAGTTTGGTGCGTCTACTTATGTTAGTAGAATGTTGAAAATAAAAGCTGAAAATGGAAGTGTTACTGCAAATCCAGTAGCTGTTGATGGTGGGTATAGTCAAGGAACAAGTGTAGTATTAACAGCAACTCCTGATGCTGGATATAAATTTGATGGATGGGCTAGTGATGCAAGTGGAACAACTAATCCTTTGACAGTAGTAATGAATTCAGATAAAACAATTACTGCAAAATTTAGTAGAATAAAATACACATTAACAGTAGCCAGCACTAATGGTACAGTAACTACAAATCCTAATCCAGTAAATGGAAAATATAACGAGGGGCAAGTGGTGGCATTAAATGCTACTCCAAATCCTGGTTATCAATTTGATGGTTGGACAGGTGACGCTACTGGTATTGCTAATTCAGTAAATGTTACCATGAACTCTAATAAAATAGTAACAGCAAAGTTTAGTGTTATCTGTATAGTATCTATACCGGATGTTAATTTTAAGAATGGACTATTAAATCATACGCCAAAAATTGATATAAATAATGATGGTAAAATACAATGTACAGAGGCAAATGCTTTTACAGGAACTTTAAGTATACGTGTTAAAAACATTAGTGATCTAACGGGTATTGAGGAGTTTAAAAATATCACAAAATTTAATTTTGAAAGAAATAAGCTAACAAGTATAGATTTATCAAGTAATATTGCTTTAACAGAAATTGATTGCTCACAGCAGCAAGCATCATTAACAACTTTAATTTTACCTCAAACAGGAACTTTGACTAAGGTTAATTGTTTTAACAATGATATAACAGCTTTAGATTTATCTGGTAACCCAAATATGATTGAATTGAAGTGTTCTGTGAATAAAATTGTTACTTTGAACACTACTGGATTAACAAAACTAATAAAGTTAGATGCTCAAATTAATAAAATATCAAGTTTAGATTTGACTACGAATACAGCTTTAAAAGAATTGATTAGTGCTGATAATGAGCTTACAGCTATTAATGTTTCTTCTAATATAGCTTTAGAGGTTCTTAATTGTAGAAAGAATAATATATCAAGTTTAAACTTATCTAATAACACTTCATTAAAAACCGTAAACATTTACCAAACATTAATTAGTAGTTTAGATGTGTCTCAAAATTCTAACTTAACAGGGGTAGATGCTAGAAATAGTAAGTTAACGAGTTTAAATGTAGCTAATGGTAATAATACACAGTTTATTTATATGACGGTAACTGGAAATCCAAATTTAAGTTGTATTCAGATAGATTCAGGATTTACGCCAACTTCGGTATGGAATAAAGATGCTACTGCTAGTTATAGTGTTAATTGTACAGCTAAATATTCACTTACAGTTAATGCAACAAATGGAGCAGTAACAACAAATCCGAATCCAACAAGTGGAACGTATGATGATGGAGCAAGTGTTGTGTTAACTGCTACGCCAAATGCTGGATATCAATTTGACGGTTGGAGTGGAGATGCAAGTGGAACTACGAATCCAGTAACAGTTGTAATGAATGCTAATAAAACAGTAACAGCTACGTTTAGCAAAATCCAACGTATATTAACAATCAATGCTACTAACGGGGCAGTAACAACGAATCCGAATTCAACAAATGGAAAATATGATGATGGAACAAGTGTTGTGTTAACAGCTACCCCAAATGCAGGATATCAATTTGACGGCTGGAGTGGAGATGCAAGTGGAACTACGAATCCAGTAACAGTTGTAATGAATGCTAATAAAACAGTAACAGCTACGTTTAGCAAAATCCAACGTATATTAACAATCAATGCTACTAACGGGGTAGTAACAACGAATCCTAATCCAACAAATGGAAAATATGATGATGGAACAAGTGTCGTGTTAACTGCTATGCCAAATGCAGGATATCAATTTGATGGTTGGAGTGGAGATGCAAGTGGAACCACGAATCCAGTAACAGTTGTAATGAATGCTAATAAAACAGTAACGGCAACGTTTAGTAAAATCCAACGTACGTTAACAATCAATGCATCTAACGGAACAGTAACAACGAATCCTAATCCAACAAGTGGAACGTATGATGATGGAACAAGTGTTGTGTTAACTGCTATGCCAAATGCAGGATATCAATTTGATGGTTGGAGTGGAGATGCAAGTGGAACTTCGAATCCATTAACAGTTGTAATGAGTGGAGATAAAACGGTAACAGCAATGTTTAGTACAATAATGAGAACATTAACTGTAACTAAAGCAGGAAATGGAACAGTAACTACAAATCCAAATGTTACAGGTGGATATGTTGATGGAACAAATGTAACATTAACAGCTACTCCTGACTCTGGATGGAAGTTTGATGGTTGGAGTGGTGATGCAAGTGGAACTACCAACCAAATTACAGTTACTATGAATGCAAATAAATCGATTATAGCAACGTTTAGTCAAGTAACAGCTGGGATAGAAGATGAGAAAAGATTAAAAGATTTTGCTGTATATCCTAATCCAGTAGAAACAATTTTAAGATTACAATTAAATGAGCAGGTTAAAGAAATAACTATATATAGTATTCAGGGACGAGAAGTAAAAACATCAAAAGAAAGAGAAATAAATATCAGTGACTTATCTTCAGGTATTTATTTAATAAAAGTACAAACAGACAATGATAAAATAGGAATCAAGAAGTTTGTTAAAAAGTAG
- a CDS encoding LytTR family DNA-binding domain-containing protein translates to MNKIQAVIVDDELNARENLRYLLNAFCKEVEIVSEVANVDEATVAINKHKPQLVFLDIEMPRKNGFQLLDEFSEIDFQIIFITAYDMYAIKAFEVAAIDYLLKPIDIERLQEAVKKVKKSIKNTEFSKANLNVLKENKKALQKIAIPYKTDYVILDIDNVLCIEADRMYSVVYTKNNKKYMVAKKLSYYENLLCNKKDFVRLHRSWIVNINKIEVYSKKEKEVTLESDFKVPVSKSYKENFETLFYT, encoded by the coding sequence ATGAATAAAATACAAGCTGTAATAGTCGATGATGAATTAAATGCAAGAGAGAATTTAAGATACTTATTAAATGCATTTTGTAAAGAAGTTGAAATTGTTTCAGAAGTAGCAAATGTAGATGAAGCTACTGTTGCTATAAATAAACATAAACCGCAATTAGTTTTCTTAGATATTGAAATGCCTAGAAAAAATGGATTTCAATTATTGGATGAGTTTTCAGAGATTGATTTTCAAATTATTTTTATAACTGCTTATGATATGTATGCTATAAAAGCTTTTGAGGTAGCAGCAATTGATTATTTATTAAAGCCTATAGATATTGAGCGTTTACAAGAAGCGGTAAAAAAGGTAAAAAAATCAATTAAAAACACTGAATTTTCAAAAGCCAATTTAAATGTTTTAAAAGAGAATAAAAAAGCATTGCAAAAAATTGCGATACCATATAAAACAGATTATGTAATATTAGATATTGATAATGTATTGTGTATTGAAGCAGATAGAATGTATTCAGTAGTATATACAAAAAATAATAAAAAATATATGGTAGCAAAAAAATTAAGCTATTATGAAAATTTATTATGCAATAAAAAAGATTTTGTAAGGCTTCATCGTTCGTGGATTGTAAATATCAATAAAATAGAAGTATATTCTAAAAAAGAAAAAGAAGTAACGTTAGAATCTGATTTTAAAGTACCAGTAAGTAAAAGCTATAAGGAGAACTTCGAAACACTTTTTTACACATAA
- a CDS encoding sensor histidine kinase, with product MSLLYKIIHTGIVKELTTTDVKRIKVLNYCCAFGLLSAVFFLTVDFFLGQLDISKTLSFVVQIVVFITIYYLQSQKKYKIGRVLFVMLVIIALFYNTNFAFRGFYGEYSYIILPLLALFFFDNKVIHFGVLFLAISLYYLPNYINPIYPEKYFGYLNVLFQFFGTFILVNYFKKQNQKNENELAYAYKELEDKKKNELAHLQLKSLKAQMNPHFMFNALNSIQSLILKEDKHEAYTYLTKFASLIRENLQMSEKSFVYFEEELSLLKKYLELEKLRFRDDFVYEIKGIENIEDIKIPSMIIQPFVENSIKHGLLHKITGLKKVTINFYQEEVFKCVIIDNGIGVEKSKEINILNTKKASFSTKAIQERLTLLKDYYKTDIGFEYEAINEGTKVIVKIPYVNKDE from the coding sequence ATGAGTCTGTTATATAAAATTATTCATACAGGAATAGTAAAAGAATTAACAACAACAGATGTTAAAAGAATTAAAGTTTTAAATTACTGTTGTGCTTTTGGTTTGTTGTCAGCTGTATTTTTTTTAACAGTTGATTTTTTTTTAGGTCAATTAGATATAAGTAAAACACTTTCTTTTGTTGTGCAAATTGTTGTTTTTATAACTATATATTATTTACAGAGTCAAAAAAAGTATAAAATAGGAAGGGTGTTATTTGTTATGCTAGTGATAATAGCTTTATTTTATAATACAAATTTTGCTTTTAGAGGTTTTTATGGAGAGTATAGTTATATAATACTACCATTATTGGCATTGTTTTTTTTCGATAATAAAGTAATTCATTTTGGTGTGCTATTCTTAGCAATAAGTTTATATTATTTGCCAAATTATATAAACCCTATTTATCCAGAAAAATATTTTGGTTATCTGAATGTGTTATTTCAATTTTTTGGAACATTTATTTTAGTAAATTATTTTAAAAAACAAAATCAAAAAAATGAAAATGAGTTAGCGTATGCATATAAAGAACTAGAAGATAAAAAGAAAAATGAATTAGCACATTTGCAATTAAAATCATTAAAAGCACAAATGAATCCTCATTTTATGTTTAATGCGTTAAATTCTATTCAAAGTTTAATTTTAAAAGAAGATAAGCATGAAGCATATACTTATTTAACAAAATTTGCTTCTTTAATTAGAGAGAATTTACAAATGAGTGAAAAGAGTTTCGTTTATTTTGAAGAAGAATTATCGTTATTAAAAAAGTATTTAGAGTTAGAAAAACTTCGATTTAGAGATGATTTTGTATATGAAATAAAAGGAATTGAAAATATTGAAGATATAAAAATACCTTCAATGATAATTCAACCTTTTGTAGAGAATTCAATCAAACACGGTTTACTTCATAAAATTACTGGACTAAAAAAAGTAACTATTAATTTTTATCAAGAAGAAGTTTTTAAATGTGTGATAATTGATAATGGAATTGGAGTGGAAAAGTCAAAAGAAATAAATATTTTAAATACAAAAAAAGCTTCGTTTTCAACCAAAGCAATTCAAGAACGATTAACCTTATTGAAAGATTATTATAAAACCGACATAGGTTTTGAATATGAGGCAATCAATGAAGGAACGAAAGTAATTGTTAAAATACCCTATGTAAATAAAGATGAATAA
- a CDS encoding secondary thiamine-phosphate synthase enzyme YjbQ encodes MKIYQREIQLNEYRRGYHLITDILVREMPEIGDIITGQFQVFLKHTSASLTINENADPTVRLDFETHINEMIPEGMSYYKHNYEGDDDMPAHIKSSILGCQVLIPVTNGKLNMGIWQGIYLGEHRNCGGKRKLVLTLTGV; translated from the coding sequence ATGAAAATTTACCAAAGAGAAATTCAATTAAATGAATATAGAAGAGGTTATCATTTAATAACAGATATTTTAGTTAGAGAAATGCCTGAAATAGGAGATATTATAACCGGACAGTTTCAAGTGTTTCTTAAGCATACTTCTGCTAGCTTAACAATTAATGAAAATGCTGATCCAACTGTAAGATTAGATTTTGAAACACATATAAATGAAATGATACCGGAAGGAATGTCTTACTATAAACATAATTATGAAGGTGATGATGATATGCCTGCTCATATTAAAAGTTCAATATTAGGTTGTCAAGTTTTGATTCCTGTAACGAATGGTAAATTGAATATGGGGATTTGGCAAGGTATATATTTAGGAGAACATAGAAATTGTGGAGGGAAAAGAAAGCTGGTACTAACTTTGACGGGAGTGTAG